The Halorhabdus sp. BNX81 genome includes a region encoding these proteins:
- a CDS encoding PRC-barrel domain-containing protein — MSIDPEATPQEITSLVGREVYSSNGVYVGEIEDLRLDLDAEAVTGLALHQLNTELFNAETASARGAIVPYRWVQAVGDVVIVNDIVEHVHGTEADGSSEDIVA, encoded by the coding sequence ATGTCGATCGACCCAGAGGCAACACCACAGGAGATCACATCACTGGTGGGGCGAGAGGTGTATTCGAGCAACGGCGTCTACGTGGGCGAAATCGAGGATCTACGCCTTGATCTCGACGCCGAAGCCGTCACTGGGCTTGCCCTCCACCAGCTAAATACGGAACTGTTCAACGCCGAGACGGCAAGTGCCCGCGGGGCGATCGTCCCGTATCGCTGGGTACAGGCTGTGGGTGACGTCGTCATCGTCAACGACATCGTCGAGCACGTTCACGGGACTGAAGCTGACGG
- a CDS encoding 1,4-dihydroxy-2-naphthoyl-CoA synthase, giving the protein MVSELFDPDRWDPIESFDFSDITYHRARDVGAVRIAFDRPDVRNAFRPETVDQLSTALDHAKRQADVGTVLLTGNGPSSQDGGWAFSAGGDQSIRGDAGYEYAEDGDPDERDGQEAPRLHILEVQRQIRHMPKPVVAVVPGWAVGGGHSLHVICDMTLASEEHAKFLQTDPDVGSFDGGFGSAYLARQVGQKKAREIFFLGKTYDAEEAADMGMVNDVVPHEELEETALEWAKRIEGKSPTAMRMLKYAFNLPEDGMVGQQVFSGEATRLAYMTDEAQEGRDAFNEGREPDFDEYPWHY; this is encoded by the coding sequence ATGGTTTCGGAGTTGTTCGACCCGGATCGATGGGACCCGATCGAATCGTTTGACTTTTCGGACATCACGTATCACCGGGCACGCGACGTCGGCGCCGTTCGAATCGCCTTCGACCGCCCCGACGTGCGAAACGCCTTCCGGCCCGAGACGGTTGACCAACTCTCCACTGCGCTCGACCACGCCAAGCGCCAGGCCGATGTCGGCACCGTCCTGCTGACCGGCAACGGCCCCTCCTCGCAGGACGGCGGCTGGGCGTTTTCCGCGGGCGGCGACCAATCGATTCGCGGCGACGCCGGCTACGAGTACGCTGAGGACGGTGACCCGGACGAACGTGACGGCCAGGAGGCCCCTCGCCTGCACATCCTGGAAGTCCAACGTCAGATCCGCCACATGCCAAAGCCAGTCGTCGCGGTCGTGCCCGGCTGGGCAGTCGGCGGCGGGCACTCGCTGCACGTGATCTGTGACATGACGCTCGCCAGCGAGGAACACGCGAAGTTCCTCCAGACCGATCCCGATGTGGGGAGTTTCGACGGCGGGTTCGGATCTGCCTATCTTGCCCGCCAGGTCGGCCAGAAGAAGGCCCGCGAGATCTTCTTCCTCGGAAAGACCTACGATGCCGAGGAAGCCGCCGATATGGGCATGGTCAACGACGTCGTCCCCCACGAGGAACTGGAGGAGACCGCCCTGGAGTGGGCCAAGCGCATCGAGGGCAAGTCCCCGACCGCGATGCGGATGCTCAAGTACGCCTTTAACCTCCCCGAGGACGGCATGGTCGGCCAGCAGGTGTTCTCGGGGGAAGCCACACGCCTCGCGTACATGACCGACGAGGCGCAGGAAGGCCGGGACGCCTTCAACGAGGGGCGGGAACCGGACTTCGACGAGTACCCCTGGCACTACTAA
- a CDS encoding 1,4-dihydroxy-2-naphthoate polyprenyltransferase, giving the protein MSRPAADVSKRKAWVMAARPHTLPAGTAPVIVGVGVAVHDGVFALFPTLAALVGALLIQIGTNFANDYFDAVKGADTDEREGFTRVTSSGLIEPDEVKRAIIVTYGLAIVVGLYLVAIGGVPILFVGLSGIAAGILYTGGPYPYGYYGLGDLFVFVYFGVFAVVGTYYVQAASTMADLFPLWVPSGTVSLAVVVASLPAATLSTAILNVNNIRDIETDRKAGKRTLAVILGDRLSRLEYVFMIGTAYVVPVVFAFDSDFGLPALLPLLTLPLAVSVTLTVLTESGGDVLDPALERTGQVMVAHAVLFAVGLALPQVI; this is encoded by the coding sequence ATGAGTAGGCCAGCGGCAGACGTCTCCAAGCGGAAAGCGTGGGTGATGGCCGCCAGACCGCACACGCTCCCGGCCGGGACCGCGCCGGTCATCGTTGGTGTCGGCGTCGCCGTCCACGACGGCGTCTTCGCCCTCTTCCCGACACTCGCGGCGCTGGTCGGCGCACTCTTAATCCAGATCGGTACCAACTTCGCTAACGACTACTTTGACGCCGTGAAGGGGGCCGATACGGACGAACGCGAGGGCTTCACCCGCGTTACCTCGAGTGGCCTGATCGAACCCGACGAGGTCAAGCGCGCAATAATCGTCACGTACGGGCTGGCGATCGTCGTCGGGCTGTATCTCGTAGCGATCGGCGGCGTGCCCATCCTCTTCGTCGGGCTCTCCGGCATCGCCGCAGGGATTCTCTACACCGGGGGGCCGTATCCCTACGGCTACTACGGCCTGGGCGACCTGTTCGTGTTCGTCTACTTCGGCGTCTTTGCCGTGGTCGGGACGTACTACGTCCAGGCAGCGTCGACGATGGCCGACCTGTTCCCGCTGTGGGTGCCGAGCGGGACAGTCAGCCTTGCGGTCGTCGTCGCGAGCCTGCCGGCCGCGACCCTCTCGACCGCCATTTTGAACGTGAACAACATCCGCGACATCGAGACGGATCGGAAGGCCGGCAAGCGTACGCTCGCCGTCATCCTGGGCGACCGACTGAGTCGCCTCGAATACGTTTTCATGATCGGGACGGCGTACGTTGTCCCGGTCGTCTTCGCATTCGATTCCGACTTCGGATTGCCGGCGTTGCTCCCGCTATTGACGCTTCCACTTGCGGTATCGGTGACGTTGACTGTGCTGACTGAATCGGGGGGCGACGTCCTCGATCCGGCACTCGAACGGACCGGCCAGGTCATGGTCGCCCACGCCGTGCTGTTCGCGGTCGGACTCGCCCTGCCGCAGGTGATCTGA
- the menC gene encoding o-succinylbenzoate synthase, with protein sequence MEVDPVSLPLASPLSTATGTIERREGFLVRLEDSPGIGEAMPLPGWTESLEDCREVLETTKSVVRKRGLDTALDELDPSETPAARHGLDLAIVDRHAREAGQSLAASLDPSPSQSVPVNATVGDGPPEETAERASAAIDAGFETVKLKVGARSIGEDVSRVRAVRDAIGPKPQVRVDANAAWTVADARRAIDGLAPLDVSYIEQPLAADDLDGHAALRDRGVEIALDESLRKRTLDEILAVEAADVLVLKPMAVGGIRRARTLALEARQQHLDPVFSTTIDGVFARTACVHLAASLGIERACGLATADRLADDFAPDPAPVLDGRMPVPDSPGIGVDLDRLQTPGE encoded by the coding sequence ATGGAGGTCGACCCCGTTTCGTTGCCCCTCGCCTCGCCGCTCTCGACGGCTACTGGCACGATCGAACGCCGGGAGGGCTTTCTCGTCAGGCTCGAAGACTCACCGGGGATTGGCGAGGCGATGCCACTCCCTGGCTGGACAGAGTCACTTGAGGACTGTCGGGAGGTGCTTGAAACGACGAAGTCGGTGGTCCGCAAGCGCGGGCTCGACACTGCGCTTGACGAACTCGACCCATCGGAGACGCCGGCAGCGCGCCATGGACTCGATCTCGCGATCGTCGACCGCCATGCTCGCGAGGCTGGACAGTCGCTGGCGGCGTCTCTGGATCCGTCCCCAAGTCAGTCCGTCCCTGTCAACGCAACCGTCGGGGACGGGCCTCCCGAAGAAACGGCCGAACGGGCATCAGCCGCCATCGATGCGGGATTCGAGACGGTCAAGCTCAAGGTCGGTGCTCGCTCGATCGGCGAGGACGTTTCCCGCGTCCGGGCGGTCCGTGATGCGATCGGCCCGAAACCGCAAGTTCGCGTCGACGCGAACGCTGCCTGGACGGTCGCTGACGCGCGCCGGGCGATCGACGGTCTGGCACCCCTCGACGTCTCGTACATCGAACAGCCGCTGGCCGCCGATGATCTCGACGGTCACGCGGCGTTGCGGGATCGCGGCGTCGAGATCGCACTCGACGAGTCGCTTCGCAAGCGAACCCTGGACGAAATTCTCGCGGTGGAGGCGGCGGATGTTCTCGTCCTGAAACCGATGGCAGTGGGCGGGATTCGACGGGCGCGGACGCTGGCACTCGAAGCGAGACAGCAACATCTCGATCCGGTATTTTCGACGACGATCGATGGGGTCTTCGCCCGGACCGCTTGCGTCCACCTGGCGGCGAGTCTGGGGATCGAGCGGGCTTGCGGTCTCGCGACGGCCGACCGACTCGCGGACGATTTCGCGCCCGATCCTGCACCGGTTCTCGACGGCCGGATGCCCGTGCCCGATAGTCCCGGCATCGGGGTCGACCTCGATCGTCTTCAGACACCGGGCGAATGA
- the menE gene encoding o-succinylbenzoate--CoA ligase, producing the protein MRTLDAWPQVDPLTARASSTPDRTAVIESETGERWTYEALFDEADWLAGRIETACEGRPNRLGIAMETGIDFVRATHAAWRLGTAIVPLDTREPTEQLEFLAEKAAVDAIVATDRTAESIADIDGCPRFSVDETDTSGVETLPSHDGGTAPRARYPSDTHLIMFTSGTTGEPAGVKLTLTNLFASAIASAFRLGLTREDRWLVSVPMVHMGGLAPLIRSTLYGTSVVLQREFEPAETAAAIEDFDVTGVSFVPTMLSRLLEAGWSPPESLRFVLLGGAAAPRDLIERSEKAGVPAYPTYGMTETASQVATATPTQAFENPGTVGQPLMFTKVAIIDDGASSPPGETGEIVIDGPTVTPGYLDDDATRRVFDERGLHTGDLGYRDSDGRLYVVGRIDDRIVTGGENVDPNEVQSVIESHPGVAESTVVGIPDEEWGERVGALVVPENGTEPAPDEIESICRDELASFKVPKSIAVSETIPRTVSGTVDRETVIERIRHG; encoded by the coding sequence ATGCGAACGCTCGACGCCTGGCCCCAGGTCGATCCACTGACTGCGCGCGCGAGTTCGACCCCCGATCGAACCGCAGTCATCGAGTCGGAAACGGGGGAACGTTGGACATACGAGGCGCTATTCGACGAAGCGGACTGGCTGGCGGGCCGGATCGAAACTGCCTGTGAGGGACGGCCCAACCGGCTCGGAATCGCCATGGAGACGGGGATCGATTTCGTCCGGGCGACACACGCAGCCTGGCGACTCGGGACGGCGATCGTGCCGCTTGACACCCGCGAGCCGACTGAGCAACTCGAGTTCCTCGCCGAGAAGGCAGCCGTCGACGCCATCGTCGCGACGGATCGAACTGCCGAGTCGATCGCTGATATCGACGGATGCCCTCGCTTCAGTGTCGATGAGACGGACACCTCCGGGGTCGAGACGCTCCCGTCTCACGATGGTGGAACAGCCCCACGGGCGCGATACCCGTCGGATACCCATCTCATCATGTTCACATCCGGGACGACCGGCGAGCCGGCGGGCGTGAAACTCACGCTGACAAATCTCTTTGCGAGCGCGATCGCATCGGCGTTCCGACTGGGCCTCACTCGCGAGGATCGATGGCTGGTTTCAGTCCCGATGGTGCACATGGGCGGACTGGCACCGTTGATCAGGTCGACGTTGTACGGAACGAGTGTCGTCCTCCAGCGCGAGTTCGAACCGGCCGAGACCGCAGCAGCGATCGAGGATTTCGATGTGACCGGCGTCTCGTTCGTCCCGACGATGCTTTCCCGACTGCTCGAGGCGGGGTGGTCGCCGCCCGAATCACTCCGGTTCGTGTTGCTGGGTGGGGCCGCCGCGCCCCGGGACCTCATCGAACGGAGCGAGAAAGCCGGGGTGCCGGCGTATCCCACCTACGGGATGACCGAGACAGCGTCCCAAGTGGCGACCGCCACGCCCACGCAAGCCTTCGAGAACCCGGGCACGGTCGGCCAGCCGCTCATGTTCACGAAGGTCGCGATCATCGACGACGGCGCGTCGTCCCCGCCGGGCGAGACCGGCGAGATCGTCATCGACGGGCCGACTGTGACGCCCGGCTATCTCGATGACGACGCGACACGCCGTGTCTTCGACGAGCGTGGCCTCCATACGGGCGATCTCGGCTATCGGGATAGCGACGGCCGGCTCTACGTCGTCGGGCGGATCGACGACCGGATCGTCACCGGTGGCGAGAACGTCGATCCAAACGAAGTGCAATCGGTCATCGAATCACACCCGGGTGTCGCCGAATCAACCGTCGTCGGCATCCCCGACGAGGAGTGGGGCGAACGTGTCGGCGCGCTCGTCGTCCCCGAGAACGGGACCGAGCCGGCACCCGACGAGATCGAATCGATCTGTCGGGACGAACTCGCATCGTTTAAAGTGCCAAAGTCTATCGCCGTCAGCGAGACGATCCCCCGGACGGTCTCGGGGACGGTCGATCGCGAAACCGTCATCGAGCGGATTCGCCACGGCTGA
- a CDS encoding AIR synthase-related protein, translating into MPDRGKIDTDTFDAVIAPHLGARRDDVTLGPQHGVDFGVLSIDESALVVATDPISILPALGFERAGRLALDIVLTDVAVSGIAPTHVTVSLSLPPEMSNDELGQTWRGMADHAENLGVSIVSGHTARYEGVEYSWVGGATALGVGDPDDIVRPDGANPGDAIVLATGPGAETAGLFGTLFPEALDLPAETVATAQERVTDIRGVADATTAAAAGDLTAMHDATEGGVVGGLAEMATGADVTFAVEREAAPVQPGVEAVCDGIDVDPWTVTSAGSLLITAPPSAAEDVVAALESRGTPAAIIGSVRDAGSESPGVVLDGERVEPPASDPAWDAMARLQRTTRR; encoded by the coding sequence ATGCCCGACCGCGGCAAGATCGACACCGACACGTTCGACGCCGTCATCGCGCCACACCTCGGGGCCAGGCGAGACGACGTGACACTCGGCCCACAGCACGGCGTCGACTTCGGCGTGCTCTCGATCGACGAAAGCGCACTCGTGGTAGCGACCGATCCGATCTCGATTCTCCCCGCACTCGGCTTCGAACGGGCCGGTCGACTGGCCCTCGATATCGTCCTGACGGACGTCGCCGTCTCCGGGATCGCACCCACTCATGTAACTGTCTCGCTATCTCTCCCACCGGAGATGAGCAACGACGAACTGGGGCAAACCTGGCGAGGGATGGCCGACCATGCGGAGAATCTGGGCGTCAGCATCGTCTCGGGACACACGGCCCGATACGAAGGTGTCGAGTACTCCTGGGTCGGTGGGGCCACGGCGCTCGGGGTTGGTGATCCGGACGATATCGTTCGACCGGACGGCGCAAATCCGGGTGACGCGATCGTGCTCGCGACCGGACCGGGCGCGGAGACGGCCGGCCTGTTCGGGACGTTGTTTCCCGAAGCGCTCGATCTCCCCGCAGAGACGGTCGCGACCGCCCAGGAGCGCGTGACGGACATACGAGGTGTCGCCGACGCGACGACGGCAGCGGCCGCAGGCGACCTGACGGCGATGCACGACGCGACGGAAGGTGGCGTGGTCGGCGGCCTCGCCGAGATGGCGACAGGGGCCGACGTCACGTTTGCTGTCGAACGGGAGGCTGCGCCGGTTCAACCGGGAGTTGAGGCTGTCTGTGATGGGATTGACGTGGATCCGTGGACCGTGACAAGCGCGGGAAGCCTTCTCATTACGGCCCCACCATCGGCGGCCGAAGACGTCGTTGCCGCCCTCGAATCACGCGGCACGCCGGCGGCGATCATCGGGTCGGTGCGCGACGCCGGTAGTGAATCACCGGGGGTCGTCCTCGACGGTGAACGGGTCGAACCACCGGCGAGTGACCCGGCGTGGGACGCGATGGCGCGCCTCCAGCGGACCACACGACGATAG
- a CDS encoding ABC transporter ATP-binding protein, whose product MGERSVSAGVELDGVSVTFGDVTALSDVTLSVADGEFFTLVGPSGCGKTTTLRTLAGFETPSAGTVRIGGVDVTDRAPEDRDIGIVFQNYALFPHMTVRENVAYGLRYRSPPGDADPDKRVAAMLELVDMAGMGDRTPESLSGGQKQRIALARALAPGPDVLLLDEPLSALDARLRERLRVSIREIQRELDITTVYVTHDQEEALAISDRIAVVNHGHVEQVGTPQAVYDSPSTRFVAEFMGENNVFDATVTGRDPPQMSLGETTLTLERSLPTRSQVIVCVRPEDVTLGDGDVTLAANVEHVEFLGDTYRVHCDWNGRALLAKTRSEPTGDTVTLGIDAADVTVVGTREP is encoded by the coding sequence ATGGGTGAGAGGTCCGTATCCGCGGGCGTCGAACTCGACGGCGTCTCGGTCACCTTCGGCGATGTGACCGCGCTCTCGGACGTGACTCTCTCGGTCGCGGACGGCGAGTTCTTCACGCTCGTCGGTCCCTCCGGGTGTGGCAAGACGACGACGCTCCGGACGCTCGCCGGCTTCGAGACGCCGTCCGCGGGCACGGTCCGGATCGGCGGGGTTGACGTCACGGACCGTGCGCCCGAAGACCGCGATATCGGGATCGTCTTCCAGAACTACGCGCTGTTTCCCCACATGACGGTCCGGGAAAACGTCGCCTACGGCCTCCGGTATCGGTCGCCACCGGGTGACGCCGATCCGGATAAGCGAGTGGCGGCGATGCTGGAACTGGTCGACATGGCCGGCATGGGTGATCGAACCCCCGAGTCGCTGTCCGGCGGCCAGAAACAGCGCATCGCCCTCGCGCGTGCGCTTGCCCCCGGACCGGACGTCCTCTTGCTCGACGAACCGCTATCGGCGCTGGACGCGCGATTGCGCGAGCGACTCCGGGTCAGTATCCGGGAGATCCAGCGCGAACTCGACATTACGACAGTATACGTCACCCACGATCAGGAAGAGGCGCTGGCGATCAGCGACCGGATCGCCGTCGTCAACCACGGTCACGTCGAGCAGGTCGGGACGCCACAGGCCGTCTATGACTCCCCGTCGACCCGGTTCGTCGCCGAGTTCATGGGCGAGAACAACGTCTTCGACGCGACAGTGACGGGCCGTGACCCACCACAAATGTCACTTGGTGAAACGACGCTCACGCTTGAGAGATCACTCCCGACGCGATCCCAGGTGATCGTCTGTGTCCGTCCCGAGGACGTCACACTCGGCGATGGAGACGTGACCCTTGCCGCGAACGTCGAACACGTCGAGTTCCTCGGGGACACCTACCGGGTGCATTGTGACTGGAACGGGCGGGCACTGCTGGCGAAGACCCGGTCCGAACCGACTGGCGACACCGTCACCCTCGGGATCGACGCCGCTGACGTGACCGTGGTCGGCACCCGCGAACCGTGA
- a CDS encoding iron ABC transporter permease codes for MRQPSADRLALPAGLVVTLSVLGVVFYYPVSRVLLAAIDPGGAFFGPIRTILADPFYVGVGHHAFADPLGVPSGVLAWIRNGVPLSAVEFGLFGFTAYQAGLSALASVALGLPGAYVLARYEFRGRETLRSLTIVPFVLPSILVAVGFQAMFGQTGVLNDVLAAMGFERIEFLFSLPIVIVAHAFYNAPLVTRLVTAAWEGIDAQQIESARAMGASPLRAFRDVVAPQLRPSVLTAGLLAFIFSFMSFPIVLALGGLELQTVEVWLYAKVQSLALEEAAALAVLETLISLGLMYLYLRYEAAQVVTRSGGTTQSRRPLVAGARTLTDPHRLAVFAYGIVAAVVFLGPVVSLILESITGPGGEFTLAYYEFLLAQQASAAVGTIKPLPAIGNSLLFAVGTLALAVPMGVIVSIIATGEGRGGRLAEAVLSAPIAVSGIVVGLGLLQTLVFGVPVFGHRLTVTGPVAVVAAHAVAAYPFVSRTVTPALAGLDDRLAEAARSLGASRVRALVTVTVPLIVPALLAGAAFAFAISIGEFDSTVLLSEGGGSYTMPVALERYVGNRSLGPSLGAATAMGTVLLTVTAISFVVIDRVGGRYDG; via the coding sequence ATGCGACAGCCCTCGGCCGATCGTCTCGCCCTGCCGGCCGGGCTGGTGGTGACACTCTCGGTTCTCGGCGTCGTGTTTTACTATCCGGTTTCCCGAGTCCTTCTGGCTGCGATCGATCCGGGCGGTGCCTTCTTCGGACCGATCCGAACGATTCTCGCCGATCCGTTTTATGTTGGTGTTGGCCATCACGCCTTCGCCGATCCGCTCGGCGTTCCGTCGGGAGTTCTCGCCTGGATCCGCAACGGTGTCCCGCTTTCGGCGGTGGAGTTCGGGCTGTTCGGGTTCACGGCCTACCAGGCCGGCCTCTCGGCGCTCGCCAGTGTCGCGCTGGGGCTGCCCGGCGCGTACGTGCTCGCGCGCTACGAGTTCCGGGGCCGAGAAACACTCAGGTCACTGACGATCGTTCCGTTCGTCTTGCCGTCGATCCTCGTGGCGGTCGGGTTCCAGGCGATGTTCGGACAGACTGGCGTGTTGAACGACGTTCTGGCCGCGATGGGATTCGAGCGGATCGAATTCCTGTTTTCGTTGCCGATCGTGATCGTCGCCCACGCCTTCTACAACGCGCCGCTGGTCACGCGCCTAGTGACAGCAGCCTGGGAAGGGATCGACGCCCAGCAGATCGAGTCGGCCCGGGCCATGGGCGCGTCGCCGCTCCGGGCGTTTCGGGACGTCGTCGCACCGCAGTTGCGTCCGTCAGTGCTGACCGCCGGCCTGCTGGCGTTTATCTTCTCGTTTATGTCTTTCCCGATCGTGCTGGCGCTGGGCGGGCTTGAACTCCAGACGGTCGAGGTCTGGCTGTACGCGAAAGTCCAGTCGCTGGCGCTGGAAGAGGCGGCGGCGCTGGCGGTTCTGGAAACGCTGATTTCCTTGGGGTTGATGTATCTCTATCTCCGCTACGAGGCCGCACAGGTCGTTACCCGTTCGGGTGGCACAACCCAGTCACGCAGGCCGCTCGTGGCGGGCGCGAGGACGCTGACTGACCCCCACCGCCTCGCTGTGTTCGCCTACGGAATCGTCGCGGCGGTCGTCTTTCTCGGCCCCGTGGTCAGTCTCATCCTGGAGAGCATCACGGGACCGGGCGGGGAGTTTACGCTCGCGTACTACGAGTTCCTCCTTGCCCAGCAGGCCTCGGCTGCGGTCGGGACGATCAAGCCGTTGCCGGCGATCGGGAATTCGTTGCTTTTTGCCGTCGGGACGCTAGCGCTTGCCGTACCAATGGGCGTCATCGTGTCGATAATCGCGACAGGTGAGGGGCGAGGCGGTCGCCTGGCCGAGGCGGTGTTGAGCGCGCCGATCGCCGTCAGCGGAATCGTCGTCGGCCTCGGGTTGTTACAGACGCTCGTCTTCGGCGTCCCCGTGTTCGGTCACCGGCTCACCGTCACGGGGCCGGTCGCCGTCGTCGCGGCCCACGCCGTAGCCGCCTATCCGTTCGTCTCCCGCACTGTCACCCCAGCGCTCGCGGGTCTCGACGACCGGCTCGCCGAGGCCGCCCGATCACTCGGGGCGTCGCGAGTTCGGGCGCTGGTCACCGTGACGGTCCCGTTGATCGTCCCCGCACTGCTTGCCGGCGCGGCGTTCGCGTTTGCGATCAGCATCGGCGAGTTCGACTCGACCGTGCTGCTCTCTGAGGGTGGCGGCAGCTACACGATGCCGGTCGCGCTCGAACGCTACGTCGGCAACCGATCGCTCGGGCCGAGTCTCGGGGCAGCAACAGCGATGGGAACCGTCCTGCTGACGGTGACAGCCATCAGTTTCGTCGTCATCGACCGCGTCGGAGGGCGATACGATGGGTGA
- a CDS encoding thiamine ABC transporter substrate-binding protein, with protein sequence MKRRTFLRTAGASVVGATALAGCAGNDATDTESAGTGGFNGTLQIATYSSFTGKDTAGNWLKSSFEAAHPGVTVEFTTPESGLNQYILRQQNGAEIDADLYIGLNTAELVRADQELDESLFETVDEDLTRADTVKSGLQIDPDGRAIPYDTGYISLVYNGNEVENPATFDALTSEEYQGDLIVQDAGNSDPGRAFLLWTIAEKGPDGYLDYWRDLLENDVTILSDWEPAYNAYMNDEAPMVVSYSTDQVYYHGEGVDIQKHQVGFLNDQAYANPEAMALFTDADAPDLARTFMDFMLSPVAQAEIAVRNVQFPAVEGVDPGAEFSQYAYEPSEPVTFSYDELSGNVEGWIEDWRREIAN encoded by the coding sequence GTGAAACGACGTACGTTTCTTCGAACGGCCGGAGCCAGTGTCGTGGGCGCAACAGCACTTGCGGGCTGTGCTGGCAACGACGCGACCGACACGGAATCGGCCGGGACAGGCGGATTCAACGGTACACTCCAGATAGCGACGTACTCGTCGTTCACTGGAAAAGACACCGCAGGGAACTGGCTGAAATCCAGCTTCGAGGCGGCCCATCCGGGCGTGACTGTCGAGTTTACCACGCCCGAGAGTGGCCTCAACCAGTACATTCTCCGTCAGCAGAACGGTGCCGAGATCGATGCCGACCTCTATATCGGACTCAACACAGCCGAACTCGTCAGAGCCGACCAGGAACTTGATGAGTCACTGTTCGAGACGGTCGATGAGGACCTTACACGCGCCGATACCGTCAAGTCGGGCCTCCAGATCGATCCCGACGGGCGGGCGATCCCGTACGACACGGGATACATCTCGCTGGTCTACAACGGCAACGAAGTCGAGAATCCGGCGACCTTCGACGCGCTGACGAGCGAGGAGTATCAGGGAGATCTCATCGTCCAGGACGCCGGAAACTCCGATCCAGGCCGGGCGTTTCTCCTCTGGACGATCGCCGAAAAGGGCCCCGATGGCTATCTCGACTACTGGCGGGATCTCCTCGAGAACGACGTAACGATCCTCTCGGACTGGGAACCCGCCTACAACGCGTACATGAACGACGAAGCCCCGATGGTGGTTTCCTATTCGACCGACCAGGTGTACTACCACGGTGAGGGCGTCGATATCCAGAAACATCAGGTCGGCTTCCTGAACGATCAGGCCTACGCCAACCCCGAGGCGATGGCGCTGTTCACCGATGCGGACGCGCCGGACCTCGCCCGGACGTTCATGGACTTCATGCTGTCGCCGGTGGCCCAGGCCGAGATCGCCGTCCGGAACGTCCAGTTCCCGGCCGTCGAAGGCGTCGATCCCGGCGCGGAGTTCTCACAGTACGCCTACGAGCCGTCCGAGCCAGTCACGTTCAGCTACGACGAACTCTCCGGCAACGTCGAAGGCTGGATCGAGGACTGGCGACGCGAGATCGCAAACTGA
- a CDS encoding MarR family transcriptional regulator, with translation MSTDSSESDLSEDERRGLELIRETGGIHQSDFWKELDVSSRKGSRIVDSLAEQDLIERTETVYNGHNTYHLTPTAKDLDFSLLMAGDMLSPFVGDDEVDAQSGQFTQWLMNLAYEE, from the coding sequence ATGAGCACTGATTCGTCGGAGTCCGATCTGTCGGAGGACGAACGACGGGGCCTCGAACTCATCCGGGAAACTGGCGGTATCCACCAGAGCGACTTCTGGAAGGAACTCGACGTGAGTTCACGCAAGGGCTCCCGGATCGTCGATTCGCTGGCCGAGCAGGATCTCATCGAACGGACCGAAACGGTCTACAATGGCCACAACACCTACCACCTGACGCCGACAGCCAAGGATCTTGACTTCTCGTTGTTGATGGCCGGCGACATGCTCTCACCGTTCGTCGGCGACGACGAAGTCGACGCCCAGAGCGGGCAGTTCACCCAGTGGCTCATGAATCTCGCCTACGAGGAGTGA
- a CDS encoding cold shock domain-containing protein, with translation MANGKVDFFNDTGGYGFISTDDGDLDEDEDVFFHMEDVGGEDLTEGTEVEFDIESSPKGPRAANLVRQ, from the coding sequence ATGGCAAACGGTAAGGTTGATTTCTTCAACGACACAGGCGGCTACGGTTTCATTTCGACAGATGACGGCGACCTCGACGAAGACGAAGACGTCTTCTTCCACATGGAGGATGTCGGCGGTGAGGATCTGACAGAAGGGACTGAGGTTGAGTTCGATATCGAGTCCTCCCCGAAAGGACCGCGCGCGGCGAATCTCGTTCGTCAGTAA